A genomic stretch from Pectinophora gossypiella chromosome 13, ilPecGoss1.1, whole genome shotgun sequence includes:
- the LOC126371772 gene encoding centromere protein S-like, whose amino-acid sequence MTNFEKLTNPQKVRAALHRDVRAIASETCHFLGLEVTKPAMEIIAELVYKKISVYATDIEAFAKHAKRTTINAEDVKLLARRNPSLLAHLNTTAPTNPVAPKRRKTAVKPQETPAKNKDDSDKNKETTRISDNKEVEQHKKKVHQENKIDDFVDNMILDTTIDLTFD is encoded by the exons ATGACAAACTTTGAAAAGTTAACAAACCCGCAG AAAGTTCGCGCGGCCTTGCATCGTGATGTTCGGGCGATTGCTTCAGAGACTTGCCATTTCTTAGGACTTGAAGTCACTAAACCAGCGATGGAAATAATAGCAGAACTTGTTTATAAGAAGATATCAGTGTATGCTACAGATATAGAAGCATTTGCAAA ACATGCGAAACGAACAACTATTAATGCGGAGGATGTAAAATTATTGGCACGAAGAAATCCTTCTttg CTGGCCCATCTAAACACGACAGCACCAACCAACCCAGTAGCACCAAAACGAAGGAAAACAGCAGTGAAACCTCAAGAAACCCCGGCTAAGAACAAAGATGATtccgataaaaataaagaaactaCAAGAATATCTGATAATAAAGAAGTGGAAcaacacaaaaagaaagttcatcaagaaaataaaatagatgacTTTGTTGATAACATGATTTTGGATACTACTATTGATTTAACATTTGATTGA